The Diorhabda carinulata isolate Delta chromosome 12, icDioCari1.1, whole genome shotgun sequence DNA window agccaatttttatttcatagaaaCAACGCATTGTTAAATTGTATTTACCTATTGTTAATTTGCATGTTGTATATCAACTCATTTATAAAATTCAGATTCATTCTATATATGATTCAAAATAGTGGTTTCTTAGTTATAGGACTtcaaagtttgaaataaaaaatatatataatatctaaaTTGTACATTTAGTGAtttattgtatgtatgtattttattatataaatgaatttacatAATCCATATAGAACTCCTATTATATATTACCAACAAAAACATATTCTTGTGTCAATTGGATCTGACACTAATTATCTTTTGTTCTTAGAGCTCCTTTAACATGGGTTGTGGGTTGACCATTAGTTGGCAGATGTTATACCTAATAACATGTCAAGAGCTTGTATTATCTCCTGTTCTTTGTAAGTGGATTGATCTTTAGTTGGCAGATGTCATATCTAATAACATGTCAAGAGCTCTGAGATTATTTATCGACTTTGAAAGTACTGGAATTATTGGCCAATATAATGCAGGATTTTCTTATGTGAAATTACTCAACATTGGAGTAGGAATCTTTCggcaattcttttttttttaattgtcattTATAGTGCATATGGATATTGTAAGAGAAGTAGGTTTACTACCAAATCTCTCAACAAATTTGCAAAGGTATGGAATGCCTTACAGATGTTGAAAAAGTGACAAAATGAAATTGGTGGTAGTTTCAACCAATGTtaagaaataatatatcaaGTATATATACTACCTTTGCAAAGTTGGGCTTGTCTCTAGTTAATAACAATCTAATTTgcaaattttatctataaaaagtACTTGGAGTGAtacgtaattttatttgaaactaaaaattcaaGTACCCAATACAAAGTAACTATGTGTTTGAGTACTCTAAGTATTTTAATTACTTGGATTACATAAATGTACTCTAATTACTTCAACACTACATTCAGAACATACATTACTTGAAGTAAATGAATGGAAGTTCATACATGAAAGAAACTTGTGGTATTAAAGAAAAGCTGAAAACGAATTTTTGGCCACTGATCCGACTTCAAAACACAAAATATGATACATTCCATGTCTTTTATTGTACGGCATAATACAGTGAGGTATGCTAGTGTTACCTTCCTCCACCAAATAAGAATCTGGGATAAGTTCataattaagaaatatttttaacgtttttttttgtattatgtGTTTAGTTTCAAACTACTTTCCTTAGCTAGGTTCAtaaattacttcaaaataaagttgagtatacaaattaaaaataaaaccaaaaccaCTGACTAAATTAGTTGAATACCTCTTTTCAAGTCAACAATAGTTTACAAGATCAAAACTTGTTGAGACATGAAAAAACATGGAATATTTTGGACTATTTCAATGGTACCTGTGGTATTATTGGGTAGTAgttgtatacaaaaaatacttttaaataaatgtgaTTGAATTACTTGGAGTAAATGAATTCCTTACAGTACATTTCAAGTGCTTTCATTACTTTTAGTTCAAACAAGTAGAAGTATCCAGTACATTTTGGGTAGGTAATGTACTGGGAGTACAAGTATTCAGTACTTATTTACTGTTTCACTTGCAGTACATTTTTACTGCaagtatgtatgtatggattttggggtatcatatacggtgaataatttttatttcagatctAAAACTGCTATAGAAAATGGTATGATTAGAAGAAAAAGTCAACACCAAATTGCAGATTTGCGTCCCCTAAAAAAAAGCAGCTCATGTTCAACAATATACTTAGATGATAGTACTGTCTCTcaaccaaatttgaaaaacaccGTGAAGTGTGTGGCATTAGCCATATATTATCACATTAAGAACAGGGATTCTCAAagggaaattgaaatttttgatgagAAGTTACATCCGTTAACAAGGGATGGTGTTAGTGATGATTATGATAAATATAATCCTGAACACAAACAGATTTATAAGTTTGTGAGAACTTTATTTAACGCTGCTCAGTTGACTGCTGAATGTGCCATTATTACTTTAGTGTATCTAGAGAGACTGTTAACTTATGCTGAATTAGATATCCAACCTTCAAATTGGAAACGAATAGTTTTAGGTAAGTTTTTGCACAAATAAATGATGATAACATATCGCAATGGACACCATTCTTGATTTAATAATACCAGATTGAGTATTTTTCATCCAGGGTCTAAATTAGAGCTCAACCAACATAAAAGCATTTGGTACTTTATTCAACTGGAAATGTCTCTTTCAAATTGTGGGCAAAACCTATCTGTTTTCTATTATCTTATGCAGGTCATTGGAAAGTATATATAGTAAACAATACATGTAGAAACTAGTATGAAATATCCTATTTTCCACACTAGTTTtgcaatatattattttaattatctcATGTACAAAGATTCTTTTAAAATCCAAACAAAAAGGAAGATGTTGTTAAGTGAATTTATCTTACTACTATCAGGGTCATAAGcttattaaatattctttttgcttaatttaatatttatccaATATAATCCTTATCATTTAATCTGTCAACGGTAATTATAACCAACAACGTTCGTATATATATGTTTACTGAAGCTTCCAAAAGTACATACACAGTTTTACTCTAAATTAAAAGAACACAAAGGTGAGACTCACTTATGAAGTGTATCTCGTCTCCTggaaatatgtatttaaaatgaaatgaatattgaaatatttatgttaagATTATAACCTCAATCTACAGATGCAAAATGTTGAGAAgaccaaatattttcatttaatttatatcaGCATAAACATGTATCcaattaaatgaaattcaaCATATTCACCAATCAGAATTTTTTGCTGTTGTCCTGCATTGTAATGATAAGATTCCATCCATTGATGGATTCTTCCTCTTATTATTTTCGATGATAGTCATTTACCCTTCTCTTAAAACAATTGGCTACTTCTTTTATTGTCTTCTCGGGGGGTTGGGGGcaaatattagtattagtattaggaCATTTGgatgattttcttcatttttctaaccatttttgaattttgtctaGGTAGTTTTGAAGTATGTCTGATTGTGAATGTTCCATAATTGTCTTCAGACACTGGTAGATCATTTGTATAAATGACTTGAAGCACTGGTTTCAGAATAATACCCTGGGGGACTCCTCATGTTATGAAAAATGAATCCAGATATTTgtaagaatttattatttgcttCAACTTTAGGATGTATGTCAGTCTCAATAACAGGTCATAAAGTTTACTAAAACATTAGTTACCTcatcaaatttgatttatactttctcaaaaaaaagttttagaagcTCTGTTGTGATAGAAATCAGAACTATATCTTTCTGGTGGCAATGCTGTTGGTTAAACACtcaagtaaatttaaaaaattgtattaatttgtatttatagaaattttataacattaaCTAGTGATAACAATTCATGCATCactgattttttaattataatgttgatgaatttattgtaaaaatttttaatgaataaatatgagATTGTTGacgttgaaaatataattatacccgatatacttttaaaaatacaaaGTGAAACAGAAATCTGTAGTTGCTAAGTGTTTTTAAAATTGGTAAACTAATTTATCAGAAATAACCTTTTATATATGTAGGGACATAATCTATAATTTTAGTACAATGGATGTATGCTTTTACTGATAAAAGCTATATATTAAGGTTattgaacatttgaaaaactttttatctTAACTGACACAATAATTGGGTAAGAGGTGACTTTGTTATTATACATAAACCGGCTCAATTATTTATCACTCTTCTACTCAAATTTTTGACTACTCTGTCTGTCTGACGCGAGTTTTCATAACATAGTTATCATCAGAGACTGGTTATTATTACTTTTAGAAATGGCAATGCTACTTTTATAACCATTCAAAGGTCCTaggagatttataaatttttccagTTCCAAAATACATTCCAGAATCATTTAGGCAAAAGTGAAGTGTGTACTACATTCAATAACTGATATATTGCTTTATTAAATTCATTCTCTAATATCGTTTCCAATATAACTTAATATCTTGTGAATCAAAACTCTCTACAAAAGAataagaacaagaagaacatgAGGAATAAAACTTAATAAGCAGGCAGCTACTATCTTAATCTAAAGACTCCTATGTAATTGAGGAAAAAGTCAAATtgagaaatacaaaaaaaatttactcgGAACAGTTTCAGATTATCAGCGATTTATTTCTGGTGTTACACAATCTGTTACAGCAGATTCTATATATCTGGTGACATGAATAAGCGCGAATTACCAGTTTTAACAATGGTGACAGCAGATGTtgcataaatttaaatttgatcttacaattatttatatttcttatttttatattgttggaTATCACATGTGATTGTCTGAATATATTAGATAAAAACCTATtatattattagattattattagtttcattGAGTTTTATCTCTACAACACTGATTTTAGTGATATTCTGAAATAACTTGTGATTTTCCAGGTGCAATCTTATTAGCTTCCAAAGTTTGGGACGATCAAGCGGTATGGAACGTCGACTACTGCCAAATATTAAAAGATATTACTGTGGAAGACATGAACGAGCTAGAAAGACAATTTCTAGAATTACTCCAGTTCAATATAAATGTACCGTCAAGTGTCTATGCCAAATACTATTTCGATTTACGTACATTAGCAGAGGCAAACGATCTGACATTTCCTAGCGAACCTTTGAGTATAGAAAGGGCGCAAAAGTTGGAAGCCATGTCTAGGGTGATGGCCGATAAATACACCCAAGAAGCTATAAAGAACGGTTTGAAAAAATGGTCAAGTTTGGACAATCTCACAAACGGTACAGCGGCAAGGAGATCGATTGCTATTTTATcgtgatttatattttattgattcttGAGAAGCATTTGGGgcattttacaagttttttaaCGAACTCATTTAGGGACCCAaggtatttttcaaatatttaatagcAAAATTTACActttataatattgtttcaaaatgaGACCGTAAAAACATAatatgaaattcaatattttgaacaatttaatttttgacaaatatatttgataaatgtaAAGTCTTGGTAATTTATTGccattatataaaagttttatttattatcgaatGAGAAAACagtcattttttgataaaaaaatttcataatgatTATACTTACTATATATCAATGTTTACATaacaacaattaatattttcgaaatttgttgATTCTAAATATCATTTCTATTAATTATGTTTATCTAATGGTGATTGTTTAggaaaaattgcaaatttttcaaaaatttgatgaatattattttttctagtaaatattaaaaatcccAGAGTTTAAAGTGGATCCAATATTTGATTCAACATTcattatatttagaataattataTATAGTCGAGTTCACAAgttgaaaacaatgaaaaattctcAACAAACCATTTTACAGTGCACAAAAAATTGCATTATATAACATAAGACTAAACTCACAATTTGGCAACGatctaatttattgatttaaaaatttttcttgttaaaatagttttttaaggTCTAAATAGGCTAATTTCATAATATGAGCTCATTTTTGTATCTTTGTATCTTGTAGTATAAATTGTCAAATAAGCGACTTTATCTTCCGAATCTATTACTTGACCTAAAGATCCCATTTCTCCTGGTTTTAACTGTTTTTCATCATCTGTCACTTCTGAAGCTTGCGATGCATCGTGAGAATCAAAACATTCtctgttttttttatcaaaagattcCTTTCCTCtgattttaattgttttcatcATTGTTTCATCATCTGACACTTCTGGAGCTTGTGATGCATCGTCTGCATCAATCAGTTCCTCAACATTTACATCTAAAAAATTGCTTGTTGCCTAATGTAATAGTACAAACTTTCTTCATTTTCTCCCTCATATCCAAAGTCTGCCTTTATATGAGGAACTAATGAAAGAATAGACTCTATTGATGCAGAGGATGCTCCAGAAGTGACAGGTGATGAAACAGTGATGAGGAACGGTCATAATCAGAGGAATATTTGGATCAAAAACACAGGGAACGTTTTGATGCAGAGGATGCATAATAAGCTCCAGAAGTGTTAGATGATGAAACAAAGTTTCAGAAAAACAGTTAAAATCTTGCTCTTGAAGTGAAATTTTTGCTCTGAAAAAGAAAATGGATTTGAGAAGACAAAAATGCTAATAAATtcgtaatataaaattaataccaaaataatgtaatttaatttgaggtaaattatatttgtttttttaaattatactcGATTGTTCGAAATCAATATGCCACTTAGCATATCTTAGCCACCTTAATATTATCTAGAGCCGAAAGAgcacttttaataaattattttttcatattaaatactAGATGGAATCAAAACAtatccatttttaaaaatataatattgtctTGATATTTCAATTGCtcttttgataaattcattgagcttatttaaaattccccatttaaaaacatatttttatcaaacacATGTTTTGTCTGAAAGCCATCTTGTCCTGTGGTGTATGGCTGTTTGTTTTAGGGGTCATGCAATATACCTTTTTCTCCATGCCTTTCTATGtttctatttcttattttattatctttatctCGGCAGATTCTTTCACAATTTCAATCCATGTTTTTCTTGGTATTCAGAAATTACAATTTCTGGAATCtttggtaatattcatactgaatacattaAGATTTCATCAACTCTCACAATTACTGGTCTTTCGAGCCGGATACCGATTAGCAACCTTTGAATAAAATTGTGTAATTCAATAAACTAATTGTTCCTTAATGCTAAATAGATATTTTACTATTTCCAATTGGAAATGGTTAATATACGTggtattttagaaaaaatttaacgtttttttgATTCCATTTTAAAGTATTTATGTGAAAGTAGTGAATATTAGGTTCTAGAACTAAAAAATAGATGGCTTGTCTCCTTCCGATAATAAAAtctttctatttcattttgaattttgagataatttcttcagttttataaatcaaaaataatagattccttaaaatttccattttgaaaAGCATTAGCAATTTTCTTTGGAgtcttaatatttttaatttgctttTTAGCTTCTCATGCTTCCAACTATTTACCAAAGTATTTCTTAAATATGAACATTTTCTAATAAGATCTgcaattagtttttatataattatacacgttgcatttataaattttttgtctttcaattgaaaccaataaaaaattaagccGGGTATACACGTTACGATAAATCGTAACGTTGTGATTTTGAACGTTATATTAAATCGAGAGTGTGAATTGTTTACATACAAcgatttcttcttcaattttcgTTATTAACTCAACCATGGAAGGAGTATCTACTGCTGTGATTTTTATACATAGTTTTTTTGGCAAGAATAttgcagaaaaaaaaaataaattagtattgagcccacaaaaatgaaaattttctatcagaTAATTCATTAAACTGaaaagataatttgaaaaaactgccTTGATATTAAACATATTAATATCTGTAACAATTCACTTCATAACTATCAGCTTTTCAGCTATGATTCTTCTccaaattgatttattttatttcttcattttttaagcATCTTTGTTAACCCAAaagacataaataatttttgatatgaataatttgattacCAAAACAATTAGACTGAGCAATAAACTATAGATTCATTTGTAAACAatgttcataaaaaattttgttattttgatttggAATCATGATTTCACTATTTAATATCGTATTACAAAAAAGGTATTGGATTGTTTGTGCTTTAAAGCAACAGTAACTTAATCAGGAAAGCAAAACGTGAGCTAAAGACAAATCCTCATTGGAAGTACAGTGGAAGAAGAAAACTCTAGATGAACTCATTTTGGTATATTGTAattcaattgttttaaatttatatttctatattctgaaaaaattttccatcGTCGTACTGTCATTACTTTCGAAAAGATctgatatatcaaaaatgtctCCAATTGAAAGATAAGATTAATAGATTCACTGTGTATATACAAGTATTTACATGAAgtgtattcattatattttttatattttatggtatagtaaacttatttatatacctatAATATGGTATCGTGTTGTAATTAGTAATACTGCCGTGTTAATTCAAGTGGCAGTAACTGCTTcgaaaaaatggtttttttcagttttttctatgCCAGCAATTTAAGTCTATAAAACAAGTTGATTTTGTACAAATCTCAAAATCTGACAGAGTTACTATCATAGATTCTTATTTAGACCTGTGTAACATGGATAGTCACTTTGGTCACAGAATCGAAAATCGTTTTCGAAGGttccaaaaacaattttaattgtcTTGGACTAATCAGATcttatattttcatctttttggGGATATAAGAATGGATGTATAGCGTTCATCGAACCATTAAGACGAGCTATGATtagaattatagaaaattcaCAAATGACAAAAATTCAACATCAATAACCAGTATATTTTTACTACTTCGGTATTGGATAATGACATTTTAACTACATCAAAAAAGTCGACAAAATCGTAAAATTTTGCTTTCAATTTTGAGTGAAAACTTTATCCAGCATTCTGTTCTATTCCGAACTATTGTTCTACCAGATAATCACATCATGTGCTTTATGCTATACCAGAGTCACCGgagagatttttgaacttccaATAGTCACAATGCTTCCATTAAATGACAATAAATCAGCAGTATGGATTCGTGAATTGATCTACTAttacatttttaacaatatatcaAGATTCATTTGtatgttttacaaaatattcttcaGGGGTCATTCTTCATGTCCAAAAGACTAGTCCTCACAAGTAAACattacataaatatcaaataaaacatgTATTATATGCTTACAtcatttttttgactataattataatttttattcatatttttgaataattttcattcaaacaaCACATAAGAATAATCACCAGAAGTTTtaagaacaaaataataattgaagcTGGGATCAGTGACAAAACTGACAAACACTTTTCTAGCAATAACTGGAAATAGATCAAAATTCTTACAgtttacacaaaaaaacaacaaccaAAATCTCATTATTGATACAGTGTTGCAATAGTAAAAGGTTAACCGTTGATGTTGGGGAAGATTGCAGATACGTCATTTTGTATTTCCACGGCAGAATAGTGGCCTAACACTAttcctattattattatttctgaaatatatatatttgtctattttttctCCACTGGTTCTAACGTAACtcattatattttgtatgaagtcatttattttaattcatactATCTAGTAGCAAGTTTAATTATATTCTTATaatccggtcaaattagaccaaagaataagagtgaagctacataaattccctccaagctgaaaatcagtagaattgtttcaaatataattaaaaatgaaatttgaaagtttttcaaCGATGGCTcgaaggaaaaaaagtattgatacatttttttggataattttataatctctATTTTTGTcttaaggtatttttatgataaaacttaccattttgctgaaaatcgcgaataactcattttttttgacttttgaccttgagtaaaattttctctttacacGGGGATGATGGgaactttcatttttaattatatttcaaacaattttattgaatttcagcTTGTTGGGAATTTTTACAGCTTCACTCTTATCTTTTGGTATAATTTGACCgtactattatttataattgtatttaGTAGATCTATTGACAAAC harbors:
- the LOC130900161 gene encoding cyclin-Y-like protein 1; protein product: MGNKNSCCSYSSPQSNHRERVIIPIEETLHDGEISTSNLQHISERETDDGELDPSQDPMAKTIFIERSKTAIENGMIRRKSQHQIADLRPLKKSSSCSTIYLDDSTVSQPNLKNTVKCVALAIYYHIKNRDSQREIEIFDEKLHPLTRDGVSDDYDKYNPEHKQIYKFVRTLFNAAQLTAECAIITLVYLERLLTYAELDIQPSNWKRIVLGAILLASKVWDDQAVWNVDYCQILKDITVEDMNELERQFLELLQFNINVPSSVYAKYYFDLRTLAEANDLTFPSEPLSIERAQKLEAMSRVMADKYTQEAIKNGLKKWSSLDNLTNGTAARRSIAILS